In Lewinellaceae bacterium, a single window of DNA contains:
- a CDS encoding VCBS repeat-containing protein, which translates to MKNLLLVSLVIFAFSQNLYSQILNVPDDFPTIQAAIDASGDGDTVLVQPGEYFENLRFNGKSIVLTSRFYLSGSAEDVAGTIINGSQPSHPDTASCILIVDGESPSTVVQGFTLTGGKGTRWLDPHGAGTFTEGGGILAEGTSPVIQFNIIRDNVITNTTAVVSNGGGGIRCGDGDPVIRNNWIHHNVGRYGGGIVLNYCTGRIYNNVVSYNEGGQDFGGAGLWFTGTNTQTVVEVFNNTIVRNTCLGTGSYGGKGGGIFVFSIKIEARNNIIWGNTQTTGGPIAKLFGGVVTAEFSDIQGGYPGQGNFDLYPLFADTSFFNLTRASPCVDAANENDNDATYNDLSPIFPSLCGVRGDIGAYGGPGASMLPSGVEPITRLFHKLTTGALVSTPSDSRSVNFADVNGDGWEDVFMTNGPQGGAQNLLYLNGGPGGQFSAATSGDIVSHAEPFDGATFADADNDGNLDAFAVTWYGKKNYLYFGNGDGAFAYDATAAPSIGGTYSETASWGDMDNDGDLDLYVTNSGGNKKNLLFRNNGERVFAKVADGPQSNDANASRSVNWTDFDGDGDLDLFVSNEENQPDDLYENDGAGNFAKIAGSGAPSQSNRSTMSSSWGDVDNDGDLDLFVANAAYFSEQNNQLFLNENGTFTEAAGSDLATDGGCSYGSNFGDYDNDGDLDLVVSNGYCNGAIVNFLYQNDGQGHFTRDRESIENLSTPCSYGAAWGDVNNDGFLDLGIATCKNSGNSPLEGNQFFLNAGNCNRWLKVKLAGTRSNRSAIGAKIRVTATIGGQVVTQLREISAQSGYCGQNSLIAHFGLGDAEVADEIRVEFLGGTDTTLTATPVNQLLEITEAIPTSVREAAENEAFAMNVFPNPARDAFRVDMEMRRPVEQLRLRLLDIAGKVILKKEIPVAGLASWSESFSIDEMGLGRGVYWVEISGYGRSVASLVEVF; encoded by the coding sequence ATGAAAAACCTACTACTCGTCTCCCTCGTCATTTTTGCTTTTTCTCAAAACCTTTATTCCCAAATCCTCAACGTGCCGGATGATTTTCCAACCATCCAGGCGGCTATCGACGCCTCCGGCGACGGCGATACCGTGCTCGTGCAGCCGGGCGAATATTTTGAGAACCTCCGGTTCAACGGCAAGAGCATTGTGCTGACCAGCCGGTTCTACCTGTCCGGTTCGGCGGAGGACGTCGCCGGCACGATCATCAACGGCAGCCAGCCGTCCCACCCCGATACGGCCAGTTGCATTCTCATCGTCGACGGGGAAAGCCCCTCGACGGTGGTGCAGGGCTTCACGCTCACCGGCGGGAAAGGCACCCGCTGGCTCGATCCGCACGGCGCAGGCACCTTCACCGAAGGCGGCGGCATCCTCGCGGAAGGCACCTCGCCGGTCATCCAGTTCAATATCATCCGGGACAACGTGATCACGAACACCACAGCTGTCGTCTCCAACGGAGGCGGCGGCATCCGCTGCGGCGATGGCGATCCGGTCATCCGCAACAACTGGATTCACCACAACGTTGGGCGCTACGGCGGCGGCATCGTGCTCAACTACTGCACCGGCCGGATTTACAACAACGTGGTCAGCTACAACGAAGGCGGGCAGGATTTTGGCGGGGCCGGGCTTTGGTTTACCGGCACCAACACCCAAACGGTTGTGGAGGTTTTCAACAACACCATTGTCCGGAACACGTGCCTGGGCACCGGCAGCTACGGCGGCAAGGGCGGCGGCATTTTTGTTTTTTCGATCAAAATCGAGGCCCGCAACAACATCATCTGGGGCAATACGCAGACTACCGGCGGCCCCATCGCCAAATTGTTCGGCGGGGTGGTCACGGCCGAATTTTCCGACATCCAGGGCGGCTACCCCGGGCAGGGGAATTTTGACCTGTATCCGCTTTTTGCCGATACCTCTTTTTTTAACCTTACCCGCGCTTCTCCCTGCGTGGATGCTGCCAATGAAAACGATAACGACGCAACTTACAATGACTTAAGCCCGATCTTTCCTTCACTCTGCGGCGTGCGGGGCGATATCGGGGCTTACGGAGGCCCGGGGGCGAGCATGCTTCCATCTGGCGTAGAGCCGATCACCCGGCTGTTTCATAAACTCACTACGGGAGCGCTCGTTTCCACCCCCTCCGACAGCCGCAGCGTCAATTTCGCGGACGTGAACGGCGACGGATGGGAAGACGTTTTTATGACCAACGGGCCGCAGGGAGGGGCACAAAACCTGCTCTACCTGAACGGCGGGCCCGGCGGCCAGTTTTCAGCGGCCACCTCCGGCGATATTGTCAGCCATGCTGAACCGTTCGACGGGGCTACTTTTGCCGATGCTGACAACGACGGGAACCTCGATGCCTTCGCCGTGACCTGGTACGGGAAGAAAAACTACCTCTACTTCGGCAACGGAGACGGCGCCTTCGCCTATGACGCTACCGCTGCCCCTTCCATCGGAGGCACTTACTCCGAAACGGCATCCTGGGGCGATATGGACAACGACGGCGACCTCGACCTTTATGTGACGAATTCCGGAGGAAACAAAAAAAATCTGCTTTTCCGCAATAACGGCGAGCGGGTTTTCGCCAAAGTGGCAGATGGCCCGCAGTCCAACGACGCCAATGCCTCCCGCTCCGTCAACTGGACGGACTTCGACGGGGATGGCGACCTCGACCTCTTTGTTTCCAACGAGGAGAATCAACCCGACGACCTTTATGAAAACGACGGCGCCGGCAATTTTGCCAAAATCGCCGGCAGCGGAGCGCCCAGCCAAAGCAACCGCAGCACCATGAGCAGCAGTTGGGGCGACGTAGACAACGACGGCGACCTCGACCTGTTCGTGGCCAACGCCGCCTATTTTTCGGAGCAAAACAACCAGCTTTTTTTGAATGAAAATGGCACGTTTACAGAGGCGGCAGGCAGCGATCTGGCGACGGACGGCGGCTGCTCCTACGGCTCCAACTTCGGCGATTACGACAACGACGGCGACCTCGACCTCGTCGTCAGCAACGGTTACTGCAACGGCGCCATCGTCAATTTTTTATACCAAAATGACGGCCAGGGCCACTTTACCCGCGACCGGGAAAGCATCGAGAACCTCTCCACGCCCTGCAGCTACGGCGCGGCCTGGGGCGACGTGAACAACGACGGCTTCCTCGACCTTGGCATTGCGACCTGCAAAAATTCCGGCAATTCGCCGCTGGAAGGCAACCAGTTTTTTCTGAACGCCGGCAACTGCAACCGCTGGCTGAAAGTAAAACTCGCCGGCACCCGGTCCAACCGCTCCGCCATCGGCGCTAAAATCCGGGTTACGGCCACCATCGGCGGCCAGGTGGTGACCCAGCTTCGGGAAATCAGCGCCCAATCGGGCTACTGCGGCCAGAACAGCCTCATCGCCCATTTTGGCCTGGGCGACGCGGAGGTGGCAGACGAGATCAGGGTAGAATTTTTGGGCGGAACGGACACGACGCTGACGGCAACGCCCGTGAATCAATTGCTCGAAATCACCGAAGCGATACCGACCTCCGTGAGGGAGGCCGCTGAAAACGAGGCTTTTGCGATGAACG
- a CDS encoding histidine kinase, whose translation MNRRILLHLGFWLAYALYDGYLSVPLSGTTFAELAIWERLSMGYRAELLLLLIKIPAVYLLLYRFLPPSFENKKFVRLGFQFLLTAAVATAAIFATWHEVIYPHIYHIAPPAAAANAWIAVFRLLWSSFDILMLLGVASALKLFRMRLGMAEREKQLVEEKLQSELRFLRAQTNPHFLFNTLNNLYHLARKRSDNTPDAILKLSGMMRFMLYECTSPRIRLSQEVNVIRDYLDLERLRYGDRLEAGFQVDADDDGQFIAPLLLLPFVENAFKHGASESRGNTWVRIFLLLKNGALSFQVENAKDPSEGMAAEGIGLKNVKRQLELLYPGYGLELEDRGGQFFARLQIDLSNEPEQP comes from the coding sequence ATGAACCGCCGCATCCTGCTTCATCTTGGCTTTTGGCTGGCTTATGCCCTGTACGACGGCTACCTCTCCGTGCCGTTGTCCGGGACGACCTTCGCCGAACTGGCGATCTGGGAGCGGCTTTCAATGGGTTACCGGGCAGAGTTGCTGCTGCTGCTGATTAAAATTCCGGCGGTTTACCTGTTGCTGTACCGATTCCTGCCGCCGAGTTTTGAAAACAAAAAATTCGTCAGGCTGGGCTTCCAATTCCTGTTGACGGCGGCCGTGGCGACGGCGGCAATTTTCGCTACCTGGCACGAGGTAATCTACCCTCATATTTACCACATCGCCCCGCCGGCGGCTGCGGCCAATGCGTGGATTGCCGTGTTCCGGCTGCTGTGGTCCTCGTTCGATATCCTGATGCTGCTGGGAGTCGCCTCTGCACTCAAGCTTTTCCGCATGCGCCTGGGCATGGCCGAGCGGGAAAAACAACTCGTGGAGGAAAAACTGCAATCGGAACTTCGTTTCCTGCGGGCGCAGACCAACCCGCATTTCCTTTTCAACACGCTCAACAACCTCTACCACCTCGCCCGCAAGCGCAGCGACAACACGCCCGACGCCATTCTGAAACTCTCCGGCATGATGCGCTTCATGCTCTACGAATGCACGTCCCCCCGCATCCGGTTGTCGCAGGAAGTGAATGTGATCCGCGACTACCTCGACCTGGAGCGGCTGCGGTACGGCGACCGCCTGGAGGCCGGTTTCCAGGTGGACGCAGACGACGATGGCCAGTTCATTGCCCCGCTGTTGCTGCTGCCTTTCGTTGAAAATGCCTTTAAACACGGCGCTTCCGAAAGCCGGGGCAACACCTGGGTCAGAATTTTTTTGCTTTTGAAAAATGGCGCGCTGAGTTTTCAGGTAGAAAATGCCAAAGATCCGTCGGAGGGGATGGCAGCCGAGGGCATCGGCCTGAAAAATGTGAAACGCCAGCTCGAATTGCTCTACCCGGGCTACGGACTGGAACTCGAAGACCGGGGCGGCCAGTTTTTTGCCCGGCTCCAAATCGACCTTTCTAATGAACCCGAACAGCCATGA
- a CDS encoding response regulator transcription factor, protein MTKLKCLIVEDEPLAAEGLEAFIRQTPVLEFAGACGDALAALEFLKNNPVDVLFLDIHLPKLKGLDFLKTLKSPPQVILTTAYHQYAIEGYELNVVDYLLKPFGFPRFLAAVDKLRIPEPPPPEPVAHQPLRPFHFFNENKRQVRVFNDEILYVESLKEYVKIHTTAGNAIVTRFQLGEFEDHLKDDNLLRIHRSFLVAKDKIKAFSALEVEVDSKKLPIGGSYRAEVEKALRMLSK, encoded by the coding sequence ATGACCAAACTCAAATGCCTCATCGTGGAAGACGAACCGCTCGCCGCCGAAGGGCTGGAAGCGTTCATCCGGCAGACGCCGGTGCTGGAGTTTGCCGGCGCCTGCGGCGACGCCCTGGCCGCCCTCGAATTTTTGAAAAACAACCCGGTGGATGTGCTTTTCCTCGACATCCACCTGCCCAAATTGAAAGGCCTGGATTTTTTGAAAACCCTAAAAAGCCCACCTCAGGTTATCCTTACCACCGCCTACCACCAATACGCCATCGAAGGCTACGAACTGAACGTGGTGGACTACCTGCTCAAGCCGTTCGGTTTCCCCCGCTTCCTGGCCGCCGTGGACAAGCTCCGCATTCCCGAGCCACCGCCGCCGGAGCCGGTTGCTCATCAGCCGTTGCGCCCCTTCCATTTTTTTAATGAAAACAAGCGGCAGGTCCGGGTTTTCAACGATGAAATCCTATATGTGGAGAGCCTGAAGGAATACGTGAAAATACACACTACCGCCGGCAATGCCATCGTCACCCGTTTTCAATTGGGTGAATTTGAAGATCACCTGAAGGACGATAATTTGCTCCGCATCCACCGCTCGTTTTTGGTGGCGAAAGATAAGATCAAGGCATTTTCTGCTTTAGAGGTGGAAGTGGATAGCAAGAAACTGCCCATTGGCGGTAGTTATCGGGCGGAGGTTGAGAAAGCGCTGCGGATGTTATCCAAATAG
- a CDS encoding T9SS type A sorting domain-containing protein gives MKKTLHQLFFVLLTCLLAASLLQAQGPDAFGYTWKDSNDPEGPVFEWIDISSVGTEVTGLGDDNSVAMMPMGMDFRFYWSDFDRIKIGSNGWLSFDNVSNIASCFPALPTPGGPNNLICPLMSDLNFDNNSPGKMYTYLDDTPGDEKFIISYENTTFWTQTDPIFGSNTFQVILSSADSSITFQYGTMDADFAYPTCTGGGKVGVGIENLTGDIGLEVFGGVVPPSNYAVKFYYPQVITFSITDIAPTANLNAENEGVFLLPDEMVTLNATVSNTGNTDITTQIPVAATVQQLDGSTIFLDVQETPPLAAGESQTVDFMPVNVDWGPGTYFYDVLTALDGDVNPSNDHNITELNVVDLNAETLTLGYIIGMTASGAMQWSGGGDGTSGGGIEIEPPFYPTVVTGVQVGIAGGSTDGFTIRLFDDDGPNGGPGTELSAITIPAGAYLAGAINAIELDSPVTITDGSFYIGWFMEGATVALLVESEGPISNRTYEVLSNSWAKYRTVADAMLRAVVVNPFFVATKDVIANSPLRVYPNPNNGAFNIDNTLGEVSIEQIRVVNALGATVFEKTQNVGVGQQLNVETGLGTGLYFLELKTADERRIIRKVLVD, from the coding sequence ATGAAAAAAACGCTACACCAATTATTTTTTGTTCTCCTAACCTGCCTGCTGGCAGCCTCCTTGCTCCAGGCTCAGGGCCCTGATGCTTTTGGCTACACGTGGAAGGACTCCAACGATCCCGAAGGCCCTGTGTTTGAATGGATAGACATTAGCTCGGTCGGAACGGAGGTAACCGGGCTTGGAGACGACAACTCTGTCGCGATGATGCCCATGGGCATGGATTTCCGCTTCTACTGGTCAGATTTCGACCGGATCAAGATTGGCTCCAATGGCTGGCTCAGCTTCGACAATGTTTCCAACATCGCTTCCTGTTTTCCAGCCCTTCCCACTCCCGGCGGCCCCAACAACCTGATCTGCCCGTTGATGTCGGATCTCAATTTTGACAACAACTCGCCGGGCAAGATGTATACTTACCTCGACGATACCCCCGGCGATGAGAAGTTTATTATTTCTTATGAAAACACGACGTTCTGGACACAGACTGATCCGATCTTTGGCTCCAATACTTTTCAGGTCATCCTGTCGAGTGCCGATAGCTCGATCACCTTCCAGTACGGCACGATGGATGCTGATTTTGCCTATCCCACCTGTACAGGGGGCGGCAAAGTAGGCGTTGGTATTGAAAACCTGACGGGAGACATCGGCCTGGAAGTTTTTGGTGGTGTGGTGCCGCCGTCCAATTACGCCGTGAAATTTTATTACCCGCAGGTCATTACTTTCAGCATTACGGATATTGCGCCAACAGCGAACCTAAATGCCGAAAATGAAGGGGTATTCCTGCTGCCGGATGAAATGGTAACCCTCAATGCTACGGTTTCCAACACCGGCAATACCGACATAACTACCCAGATTCCGGTGGCTGCTACCGTCCAGCAACTGGACGGATCCACGATTTTCCTGGATGTTCAGGAGACTCCGCCCCTGGCGGCCGGCGAATCGCAGACGGTCGACTTCATGCCGGTCAACGTCGATTGGGGCCCCGGCACGTACTTCTACGATGTGCTAACGGCCCTCGACGGAGACGTAAATCCCAGTAACGACCACAACATTACCGAACTCAATGTCGTGGATTTAAATGCCGAGACGCTTACCCTGGGTTACATCATCGGCATGACGGCCTCCGGGGCCATGCAATGGAGTGGCGGCGGCGACGGCACCAGCGGCGGCGGCATCGAAATAGAACCTCCTTTTTATCCTACGGTTGTCACCGGAGTACAAGTGGGCATAGCCGGCGGTTCCACCGATGGGTTTACCATCCGGCTTTTTGACGATGACGGCCCGAATGGCGGCCCGGGTACGGAATTAAGCGCCATCACCATCCCCGCCGGAGCTTATCTGGCCGGCGCCATCAACGCCATTGAGTTGGATAGCCCGGTCACCATCACCGATGGAAGTTTCTACATCGGGTGGTTCATGGAAGGGGCTACAGTCGCGCTCCTCGTCGAATCGGAAGGGCCGATCAGCAACCGAACTTATGAGGTTTTGTCCAACTCATGGGCAAAATACCGGACCGTGGCCGATGCCATGCTCCGGGCGGTTGTTGTCAATCCGTTCTTTGTGGCCACGAAAGATGTCATCGCCAATTCCCCTTTGCGCGTTTATCCCAACCCGAATAATGGCGCTTTCAACATCGACAATACTCTGGGCGAAGTAAGCATTGAACAGATCAGGGTCGTGAATGCCCTCGGCGCCACCGTTTTTGAAAAAACGCAGAACGTGGGCGTCGGCCAGCAATTGAATGTGGAGACTGGCCTGGGCACAGGGCTTTATTTTCTCGAATTAAAAACAGCGGACGAGCGCCGCATCATTCGCAAGGTGTTGGTTGATTGA
- a CDS encoding glycosyltransferase family 2 protein translates to MISILMPVYNGAPFLAECLGSILAQSESSWELIAVDDHSTDNTWKMLQQHALGDARIRPRRNTGAKGIVPALNLALKYSRGSYITRMDADDLMPVDKLKILKRLLQEHGPGWIATGKVRYFSEENLGDGYRRYERWMNNLMDTGRHYEEMYKECVLPSPCWMAYREALLVCGGFQREVYPEDYDLAFRFYKHRMRIAASKDVLHLWRDHPGRSTRNLKAYADSSFLGLKLKYFLEIDRRPSRPLVVWGAGRKGKEVAQRLQEEGMHFQWVCNTPSKWGKDIYSIRMQPTEAVATLDNPQVIVLVAAPDAQPGIRRQLERWGLAVGKDYFFFC, encoded by the coding sequence ATGATCAGCATCCTCATGCCGGTTTACAACGGCGCTCCTTTTCTGGCGGAATGCCTGGGTTCGATACTGGCCCAATCGGAATCCAGTTGGGAGCTGATTGCCGTTGACGACCATTCTACCGACAACACCTGGAAGATGCTTCAGCAGCATGCCCTGGGCGACGCCCGCATCCGGCCCCGCCGCAATACCGGGGCGAAGGGCATCGTGCCGGCCCTGAACCTGGCGCTGAAGTACAGCCGCGGCAGCTACATCACGCGGATGGACGCCGACGACCTCATGCCCGTGGACAAGCTGAAAATCCTGAAGCGGCTGCTGCAGGAGCACGGCCCGGGCTGGATTGCCACCGGCAAGGTGCGGTATTTCTCGGAGGAAAATCTGGGCGATGGCTATCGCCGCTACGAACGCTGGATGAATAACCTGATGGACACCGGGCGGCACTACGAAGAGATGTACAAGGAGTGCGTCCTGCCTTCTCCTTGCTGGATGGCCTACCGCGAAGCGCTGCTCGTTTGCGGCGGATTCCAGCGGGAGGTATACCCGGAGGACTACGACCTGGCTTTCCGGTTCTACAAACACCGGATGCGGATCGCCGCTTCGAAAGACGTCCTGCATCTCTGGCGCGACCACCCCGGCCGGTCGACCCGCAACCTCAAGGCTTATGCCGACTCTTCTTTTCTGGGCCTCAAGCTGAAATACTTCCTGGAGATCGACCGCCGGCCGTCGCGGCCGCTCGTCGTCTGGGGCGCCGGGCGCAAAGGAAAGGAGGTGGCCCAGCGCCTCCAGGAGGAAGGCATGCACTTCCAATGGGTGTGCAATACGCCTTCCAAGTGGGGGAAAGATATCTACAGCATTCGCATGCAACCTACGGAAGCGGTCGCCACCCTGGACAATCCGCAGGTGATCGTACTGGTCGCCGCGCCCGATGCGCAGCCCGGCATCAGAAGGCAGTTGGAAAGATGGGGGCTTGCCGTTGGGAAAGATTACTTTTTCTTTTGTTAA
- a CDS encoding AAA family ATPase, which produces MPNDQIILRPPAEEAYAHELKALKAADQHPKPPNWALSPWAVVNYIIGGKLEGGTEIEPKYYGSRRLIEVAVATLATDRALLLTGIPGTAKTWVSEHLAAAISGSSRLLVQGTAGLSEEALRYGWNYARLIAEGPSEKAMVPSPVMLAMQNGKVARIEELTRIPSDVQDALITVLSEKILPIPELNTDVQARQGFNIIATANNRDKGINELSSALRRRFNTVVMPLPATLEEEVTIVKNRVAQIGASLELPPMAAPIEEIRRLVTIFRELRNGKTEDGKRKLKQPGSTLSTAEAISVINNGQALAIHFGDGEARAADIAGSLIGAVIKDPVQDKTAWLEYLETVVKERDGWQDLYEACKEMLD; this is translated from the coding sequence ATGCCAAACGACCAAATCATCCTCCGTCCCCCGGCGGAGGAAGCCTACGCCCACGAACTAAAGGCGCTGAAAGCTGCCGACCAACACCCCAAGCCCCCCAACTGGGCGCTCTCCCCCTGGGCAGTGGTGAATTATATTATAGGAGGAAAGCTGGAAGGCGGCACTGAGATTGAACCCAAATACTACGGCAGCCGGCGCCTCATCGAGGTGGCGGTGGCCACCCTGGCCACCGACCGGGCGCTGCTGCTCACCGGCATTCCGGGCACGGCCAAGACCTGGGTGTCGGAGCACCTGGCGGCAGCCATTTCGGGCAGCTCCCGGCTCCTGGTTCAGGGCACGGCGGGGCTGAGCGAGGAGGCCCTGCGCTACGGCTGGAACTACGCCCGCCTGATCGCCGAGGGGCCATCGGAAAAAGCGATGGTGCCCAGCCCGGTCATGCTGGCCATGCAGAACGGGAAGGTGGCCCGCATAGAAGAGCTCACCCGCATCCCTTCCGATGTTCAGGATGCCCTCATCACGGTGCTTTCCGAGAAAATCCTGCCCATACCGGAGCTGAATACCGACGTACAGGCCCGGCAGGGTTTCAACATCATCGCTACCGCCAACAACCGCGACAAAGGAATCAATGAACTGTCGAGCGCCTTGCGGCGGCGTTTCAATACGGTGGTCATGCCCCTGCCGGCCACGCTGGAAGAGGAAGTAACCATCGTCAAAAACCGCGTAGCTCAGATCGGCGCTTCTCTGGAGTTGCCTCCCATGGCGGCCCCCATTGAAGAGATTCGCCGCCTGGTGACCATCTTCCGGGAGCTGCGCAACGGCAAAACCGAAGACGGCAAGCGCAAGCTCAAACAGCCAGGCAGTACGCTGAGCACCGCCGAGGCCATTTCCGTCATCAACAACGGGCAGGCGCTGGCCATCCACTTCGGCGACGGCGAAGCCCGCGCCGCCGATATCGCCGGCAGCCTGATCGGAGCAGTGATTAAAGACCCGGTGCAGGACAAAACCGCCTGGCTGGAATACCTCGAAACGGTGGTCAAGGAGCGCGATGGCTGGCAGGACCTGTACGAGGCTTGTAAGGAGATGCTGGACTGA
- a CDS encoding segregation/condensation protein A, whose product MDNSYTIKLPQFEGPFDLLLFFIERDELDIYDIPIAKITDDFLEYIRQMERMNIDLASEFILVAATLCRIKAKLLLPRKPVDEEGNEIDPREELVHRLLEYKRYKSVLEEMRQMEEQRGMQAYRGNVSRELQRIANKALVDAELESVTLFKLLRAFERIMERFDTTHPKSVHQIVQFSYTIEEQQSRIFSKVQNGRRASFQDVFTECTNRIHAIVTFLALLELLNLQMIEITVGLGYNNFWLEEYKEPDLMEEE is encoded by the coding sequence ATGGATAATTCCTACACCATAAAACTCCCTCAATTCGAGGGGCCCTTTGATCTCCTGCTCTTCTTCATCGAGCGGGACGAGCTGGATATTTACGATATTCCCATCGCGAAAATCACCGACGACTTCCTGGAATACATCCGGCAGATGGAACGGATGAATATCGACCTGGCCAGCGAGTTTATCCTGGTGGCGGCAACGCTCTGCCGCATCAAGGCCAAGCTGCTGCTGCCCCGCAAACCGGTGGACGAGGAAGGGAACGAGATCGACCCCCGGGAGGAACTGGTCCATCGCCTGCTGGAGTACAAGCGCTACAAAAGCGTACTGGAGGAGATGCGGCAGATGGAGGAACAACGCGGCATGCAGGCCTACCGGGGCAACGTCTCCCGCGAGCTGCAGCGCATCGCCAACAAGGCCCTGGTAGATGCCGAACTGGAGTCGGTCACGCTTTTCAAACTGCTCCGTGCCTTCGAACGAATCATGGAGCGCTTCGATACCACTCACCCCAAGTCGGTCCACCAAATCGTACAATTCAGTTACACCATCGAAGAACAGCAGTCCCGCATTTTCTCCAAAGTGCAAAACGGCCGGCGCGCCAGCTTTCAGGATGTCTTCACCGAATGCACCAACCGCATCCACGCCATCGTCACCTTCCTGGCACTGCTGGAACTGCTCAACCTGCAAATGATAGAAATCACTGTTGGCCTGGGGTACAACAACTTCTGGCTGGAGGAGTACAAAGAGCCGGATCTCATGGAGGAGGAATAA
- a CDS encoding Uma2 family endonuclease, giving the protein MEGEGAKKYYSISDYLELESNSEQKHEFRDGIIIAMSGGTIPHNLLGGNVFYSLRDKKKKGCTVFNSDQRVYFDELNHYVYPDISVVCGDLEISGKDEHAIINPVLIVEVLSDATAAYDRGEKFRKYRSLPSFKEYLLIDQEQPIVDTLFREDGKFWRMQTIIGLGKKVPVYSLDIEISMDDIYLNIPGLKEPQFKLDL; this is encoded by the coding sequence ATGGAAGGTGAAGGTGCAAAAAAATATTATAGTATTTCAGACTACCTGGAGTTGGAATCCAATTCAGAACAAAAACACGAGTTCCGGGATGGGATAATAATTGCCATGTCCGGCGGCACCATTCCACACAATTTGTTAGGTGGCAATGTTTTCTATTCGCTTCGGGATAAGAAAAAAAAAGGTTGCACGGTGTTCAACAGTGATCAGAGAGTTTATTTTGACGAACTGAATCACTATGTTTATCCGGATATTAGCGTTGTTTGTGGCGATCTTGAAATCTCGGGGAAAGATGAGCACGCTATCATCAATCCTGTTCTAATCGTAGAAGTGCTGTCAGATGCTACTGCTGCTTACGACCGGGGAGAAAAATTTCGGAAATACCGTTCTCTTCCTTCCTTCAAAGAATACCTGTTAATTGACCAGGAACAACCGATCGTAGATACTTTGTTCCGAGAAGACGGGAAATTCTGGCGCATGCAAACCATTATTGGCCTGGGCAAAAAGGTGCCGGTATATTCCCTGGATATTGAAATTTCAATGGACGATATTTATTTGAATATTCCAGGTCTTAAGGAACCTCAATTCAAACTCGACCTGTAA
- a CDS encoding SAM-dependent methyltransferase, with amino-acid sequence MATKGKLYLIPAPLGENAAHTLPRYVIDILHRLDIFIAERAKTARRFIKETNPSKPFSELTFYEIAKHTPPEERARFLEDAERGKDIGLLSEAGCPGVADPGAFVVQTAHQRGIEVVPLVGPSSILLGLMASGLNGQNFCFHGYLPPRRPELDKELKFLEQRVFKHGQTQIFIETPYRNKSLIETAINTLSPDMLFCIAADLTLPTEYVRTLAVRDWRKEKVPDLHKHPAVFLVGK; translated from the coding sequence ATGGCAACCAAAGGCAAACTCTACCTCATCCCTGCTCCCTTGGGCGAAAATGCAGCGCATACCCTTCCCCGCTACGTCATCGACATCCTCCACCGGCTGGATATTTTCATCGCCGAACGCGCCAAGACCGCCCGCCGTTTCATCAAGGAGACGAATCCGTCAAAGCCCTTCAGCGAACTCACCTTCTACGAGATTGCCAAACACACGCCCCCCGAAGAACGGGCCCGCTTCCTGGAAGATGCCGAGCGGGGCAAAGACATCGGCCTGCTCTCCGAGGCCGGCTGCCCGGGCGTGGCCGACCCCGGCGCTTTCGTAGTGCAAACCGCCCACCAACGCGGCATCGAGGTGGTTCCGCTCGTCGGCCCTTCCTCCATCCTGCTCGGCCTGATGGCCTCGGGCCTCAACGGGCAGAATTTTTGCTTCCACGGCTACCTGCCGCCCCGCCGCCCCGAGCTGGACAAAGAACTGAAGTTCCTGGAGCAACGGGTTTTCAAACACGGCCAGACGCAGATTTTTATCGAAACGCCCTACCGCAATAAATCCCTCATCGAAACGGCGATCAATACCCTTTCCCCGGATATGCTCTTCTGCATCGCCGCCGACCTCACACTGCCCACCGAGTATGTGCGCACGCTGGCCGTAAGGGACTGGCGGAAGGAGAAAGTGCCGGATTTGCACAAGCATCCGGCTGTTTTTTTGGTTGGGAAGTAG